In the Malania oleifera isolate guangnan ecotype guangnan chromosome 1, ASM2987363v1, whole genome shotgun sequence genome, one interval contains:
- the LOC131160690 gene encoding protein NONRESPONDING TO OXYLIPINS 2, mitochondrial-like isoform X1: MAWRCGSLSRSLLSTARASSSVRSSPSLTRLRPPSLNANRLRSPLQVFSNARNLGELGCMQSLLPLHSAVTVTCLTSHLVVEARACCELSQGTFFRRTCQDR; this comes from the exons ATGGCTTGGCGCTGCGGATCTCTTTCAAGGTCACTGCTTTCCACTGCGAGAGCTTCATCCTCGGTACGTTCTTCCCCCTCGCTCACGCGCCTCCGGCCGCCGTCTCTTAACGCCAACCGCCTCCGGTCTCCCCTTCAAGTCTTCTCAAATGCCAG GAATTTAGGAGAATTGGGATGCATGCAGTCTCTTCTGCCGCTGCACAGCGCAGTGACCGTCACTTGTCTCACGTCACACCTCGTGGTTGAAGCGCGCGCTTGCTGCGAGTTGTCTCAGGGTACCTTTTTTCGTCGTACTTGTCAAGATCGCTAG
- the LOC131160690 gene encoding protein NONRESPONDING TO OXYLIPINS 2, mitochondrial-like isoform X2, which produces MAWRCGSLSRSLLSTARASSSVRSSPSLTRLRPPSLNANRLRSPLQVFSNARNLGELGCMQSLLPLHSAVTVTCLTSHLVVEARACCELSQGT; this is translated from the exons ATGGCTTGGCGCTGCGGATCTCTTTCAAGGTCACTGCTTTCCACTGCGAGAGCTTCATCCTCGGTACGTTCTTCCCCCTCGCTCACGCGCCTCCGGCCGCCGTCTCTTAACGCCAACCGCCTCCGGTCTCCCCTTCAAGTCTTCTCAAATGCCAG GAATTTAGGAGAATTGGGATGCATGCAGTCTCTTCTGCCGCTGCACAGCGCAGTGACCGTCACTTGTCTCACGTCACACCTCGTGGTTGAAGCGCGCGCTTGCTGCGAGTTGTCTCAGGGTAC
- the LOC131149803 gene encoding putative fasciclin-like arabinogalactan protein 20 — translation MATLLLFSLILLSIISFSSPLSSQTLLSAAAVLSVSGFDSMALTLQLVSDTLIPSSNQNVTIFSPPDAAFAQSGQPSLSLLQFHFSPRSLSQHRLQSLPYGAKIPTMSGHSLRVTTSESDRQISLNNVTVNGSPVYDDGSLIIFGIEKFFDPKFRIPAPIRKASTILQCRKDPNDSGSFSFGEASGLLRSTGYSVMASFLDLQLKALKDQANLTVFAPIDEGMIDNASNFSEYSSLFFRHVLPCKFMWSELGNFDDGTTLRTSLEGFRIDVTKSGDVVLLNEIPVTFPDMYSSDWLVVHGLREILTMPERPEAPAESSSDQNGGSNKEKLPDREF, via the coding sequence ATGGCAACCTTGCTTCTCTTCTCTCTCATCCTTCTATCTATCATCTCTTTCTCCTCCCCTCTCTCTTCCCAAACACTCCTCAGCGCCGCCGCCGTACTCTCCGTCTCCGGCTTCGACTCCATGGCCCTGACCCTCCAGCTCGTCTCAGACACCCTAATTCCCTCGTCCAATCAAAACGTCACCATCTTCTCACCGCCCGATGCCGCTTTCGCACAATCGGGTCagccttccctctctctcctccaaTTTCACTTCTCGCCTCGCAGTCTCTCGCAACATCGCCTCCAATCGCTCCCCTACGGTGCCAAGATTCCGACAATGTCCGGGCACTCTCTGCGCGTCACAACCTCTGAATCCGATCGGCAAATTTCGTTGAACAACGTCACGGTTAACGGGTCGCCGGTTTACGACGACGGTTCTCTGATCATCTTTGGGATCGAAAAGTTCTTCGATCCGAAATTTCGTATTCCCGCGCCGATTCGAAAGGCCAGCACCATTCTTCAGTGCAGAAAAGATCCGAACGACTCTGGGTCCTTCTCCTTTGGTGAAGCTTCCGGACTTCTGAGATCCACAGGGTACTCTGTGATGGCTTCGTTTCTTGATTTGCAATTGAAAGCATTAAAGGATCAGGCCAATTTGACCGTCTTCGCTCCGATTGACGAAGGGATGATCGACAATGCTAGTAATTTTAGCGAGTACTCGTCGCTGTTCTTCCGACACGTTCTTCCTTGCAAGTTTATGTGGAGTGAATTAGGAAATTTTGATGATGGGACGACGCTGCGGACATCCTTGGAGGGCTTCAGGATTGATGTGACAAAATCTGGCGACGTAGTGTTGCTGAATGAAATTCCGGTCACATTCCCGGACATGTACTCCAGTGACTGGCTCGTTGTTCATGGCCTTCGGGAAATTCTTACGATGCCGGAGAGACCAGAAGCACCGGCGGAATCTTCATCTGATCAAAATGGAGGAAGCAACAAGGAGAAGTTACCCGATCGAGAATTTTAA